Part of the Augochlora pura isolate Apur16 chromosome 10, APUR_v2.2.1, whole genome shotgun sequence genome, AATTTACGGTGTTACGAAAACGAACGTGAATAATAGACGGAGAAAGGAGTCAGTCTCGAAAGAAGACGAAAGCGTTTTCCCTACAGATGGAATTTTCAGCGCGCGCTTCACGGCGTTCGACGAAAGTCTAGAGAGTCCCGGGTCCACGGAAAATTTTCACAGACGGTAGCATTACTTTTTACGAGTGTGGCACCCTAGAGACGGACCATATACACGGGACGCGCTCTCTAACTGCTCCATATTTTATACCCTGTTGCTTTCGACGCGCGTTATACCGTGGAACAGCCAATTCTTAGgcttcaaaatgaaaatagatgCTACACGTGATTCAGCGGCGATAAACATCAGAATGTATAATGACCAACCGTGTCCGTTCAGCCTTCTTTAACGCTGGCGAGGCTTAGGTTCATTTGGATCCACGCTTCAAAgactgttatttaaataacaagtttctgacaattaatttagatttgcACGTGTTTAGTTAAGgccaatagaaataatttcgacatGTAGAAAagtggtaaataaaattttacaagatCACAAAAACTTCctcgtttttattttcgccAGACAGATCTGCCGTTTGAATGTTAATCTCCGGATACCTACAGTATTTAAcattcgattgaaaattttttacaaagattcttcatgaaaaattatcgtCAATttctgcactcgagtggcgaccctaaggcgccactaaaaataTCTTGCAAACTATGAGGGTCTAACTGTTGTacgaattacaatttcatatttataaaatgcaataaatcacaaaataagtgagaacaattatttcggatttagatttaaaatggcttctcgagtgtaaattttaattaaatgacagATTTTACCTCCATCTTATAATTTCATGTTGCGCATTAAAATACATTGATTTTGATTGCTACTAAAAAcacaaaaaatattcaagatatAAATTAGTTCAATGTCTAGAGATTAAATCAACGTCAAATAACTCTTCACTGTCGTCAAAAACTATCGATAAATCATTGAAGTAACAGCCAAAATTcggtttcaaattttttaaaaacgcaTATgggtagaaataattttagtctAAAAACACGTtatcattgattttatttatattcatccCTCCTGGATTACGGCAGGATATCGTCCTGACGGggcgtttaaatatttgaaaactctctatgaatgcataaaaaatgCCGTGACACTCGCGTCACTGAATATTTAAGGTATGGTATTCCGCATAAAATACGACCAGGTACAAAACACTGCTTAGGAggtttattaaatagaatctcttttatttttaatattaagtatttattacatacaaGCATTTATACAATACGAAgtattcttttttcatttagaCATGACTGATGATATTTAGCGTTCTCAGTATTTGTATGTTTAGAAACATTCTTTCGTATGTAttgagattattattattgttattattactatagttattattaattacgtgTCCTTATAGAATAGATTTTAGTTAGACCGAATAGAgtagtttgaataaataaactcgGCACGTATAGTCGTCGCGGTGCTTCCGCAGAAATAGCGACGCTGTACGTTTTTCGTTCGAACGGTGAAAAACAATGGAGTATGTCGTCGTGATCGCGTAAAACTCAATCGAATCGCTTGTTCTCGGTACCGTAGCTACGCGTTGAAGAAGCTTCAGGCGATTAGTGTGTGTACGTGCGTTCGTAGGCACGTGTACGTGTGTCCGTAGGATCTCGTATGCGCTTTCAGACCAAGAGTAGTGTGCTACAATTCCGTCGATGAAAAGATACGTCGGTTCTCGTTGAAACATTAGTTCTTAGGTATCGCGCGATTTGAACAGCTCGCTACATCAAACACTTGTCGCATGCATGCGCGTTCGAACACCTTATGGTTCAAACAGCTTCCGATTGTTCAGGGAACGAACTTACGATGATAAGCATGCGTCTTTCGAAAGAGGAATCTGATAATTTCTGGTTAACTCTGGGCTTTACTCGACGATCGCTTCCTCGTCTTTACGTTTTTGCTATTCGACAAATCAGAACGATCAGATTACATTTGATTACCATCGATAATATAGTTACCCCGCAAGTCGGCCGGTATTATGCACCACACGCGGTCAGGCGAGGTGCGGAAACACAAAGCATGCTAAACGACATCCATTTTACAATAGTATGCCACAGTAGTTAACGAACAGCTTCTGTATTAAACACCGATTACAATCGTTTGCTGAATAACATCAGGCGTTTAGAAATTCTCGTTCTCTATCTGTATGTACTAGTATGATACCGCTTTAGTCAATGAATAGCCACCGCTGTGGTGAACGCGGTGAAACCTTCCATACCGCGGGACAGTTTGCGGCGGAACGTCTCGTCGCTATTAACACGTGATCGATTAGCTCGTGTAATCGTCGCCTACGAGAAATTAAAGGGGAACTGTTGTTTTtgcagaaaagaaaagaaaaccaGTGACCCGTTTCGGTTGTCGTCTCGTTTTGTTCCGCGAACGCACACAGTGGCTATTTCACGAAGCAATAATCGCCATCCTCGTCATCATCACAgctagaaaatttatattagatcCGCGAGAAACGTAACAGTAAAATGAGAATCTAGTTAGATACCTAGAGTACCAATATTGAGGTgagttttttttctaaaaagacaaacaaaaaaaaaacataataaacaGAGAGTGAAAgtgagagatagatagagagagagagagatggaagagagacagagcaagagagagagagagaaaggaaaaaatatatgataaaaatagtaaaattgctTGACTAGTGAGCGCACGCCCCAAAAAATGTAGTTATGgaagaaatgtttttttccCGTTTTTTTTACATCATATCTCTGCAGAGGATCTTACTAGATATGACTTTACATAGATTCCTTTACTATATTCAAATTCTATAaggtaatattattactatttcttATGTAAGGACAATCATTGGAGCTTACCTCCTACGTCGTTTTGGCAGATACAGTTTCGCAAGTTTATCCGATCCGTCTtctttatatgtatgtatgtatgtatatgtatatgtgtatgcATGCATACACATACAAATATGTATACGTagatgtgtacatatatatttataggaataatattgtatgtatatatgtatatttttttaaaccaattcaCATTCTTGTGCTGTGTTTGTCAAGCCGCTTTACACATTCGTTCACGTATACAAACCACGAATGTTATCGATTCGCTTCATTAAACggattcgaaaaatatcgatcTTCGTAATAATTTCACCTAGCAATTTCCAAAACGAACAGAAACAAAGCATTCCCAAAACAACGAAACAATTCACATAAACGTCGTTACAGAATACGGTCGACAAAAAacgtgtaataaataatttagcgtTACGCCCAATAAAAgcaaaatatgttttatacgcgtgatcgttaaataataaattcacgaTTTTACAAAACAGGCCATTtttttgcatttcacaaaaacTCCTTCAGAGACATTCGATTTATACTCTAACAACATACTATAACGGACTGAGTGCCTATTTACTGgttgcataatattattaattaacattatatattattttacaattctcgTGACAACGTTTAAAGGACATCGGTAGTCTTTCTCATTGTTTTTAAGTAGTGCCCCGATTTCTCTACATAGATCTCCGTTTCTACACATCGATAGCGCTTATTTACATTATCTCATAAGTGACGTCGTttcgaacattattaattattattaatattaatattattattattattattattattaatattattctgtgTACCTGTATCGCTTGCTGGAAGCAACACGGTATTCTTTGTTTCGAATCCAAACTCTGTTTTCTTCCTCCGTTTCACCAGAATGTTTAATACGCGCATTATGATAAAAGATCTGCAGACCAAGAATATCGTGTTACATTTACACATACGACAGAGATTATGTGGTGTTCACAGGATGTCTTCGAAGTATTGCTACAACCCGAAACAAGGTAAATCTCAATTCAGTCCttctattatttgaattgtGCAAAAGTCCCTCGAATATATCAAAATCATATTAATGTGAGATCAAGATGTGTACACAAGTTACACAATGTAGACAATGCAACACAATAAAGAACGTAGAAACGTAAAAACTATATTCTCTTCGTATTCTGATTTAATGCAATTAGAATAGAAGAGAAACTTACTTCCTCCATTAGAAATTCCATCATATTCCGAGGAAGCTGAAAatctcattaaaatttattcattacgTCATTTTGAAATCATACGTATGTATACAGTCTTTAATAGTGTAAGTGCATCGAATCAGCAGTCTAGTAACGATTTCTTTCATATACCTTCGTTAGCGTAGATTCAACCAATTTCGGGTTACACCACGAGTTCGAAGACACCCTGCCtccattaatattacaatcaGATGTCATTGTCGCCATAGTAACGCATAAACGTACCTGGTACTTGACTATTATCTTGCGGTTTGTTGTTTATAAAAGAATCCTGGAACGGATTTACATTGGCATTAGCAGCAGTGGGCATGTATGTGTTGGCCATTGGAGTGAAGGGTATAGCTGCTGGGTTTAAGTTCGAGTTGAGGGTGTCTTCGTTGGCCAGATTGCTGGTCAGTTGAAGTATTGGGCCACTACTGCTATTACTCAGAGAGTCGAATTCCGTTAGGTCTAACAGGTTGTTGGTCACGTTGTTTTGTTTGCTATAAAATCAGCCAAAAAGGAAACATACAGATACTAAATAATAGACACGAGAAAAACAAACTAGAGTACTACAATTGCTGTGAGCTCATTGTAATTTCCCtgaatgaagaaaaattacaatcacTAGGATCGGCTAGGCCGGTCGTGGACCATTCATACCCTAGATCACTATCTTACTAAACTGAACACAGTATTTACacataataatacaatctTTCAATCGTTCGAATACAGAAGTGTGATTGATTATAAGAGTATCTAGAAAAGTAGACTAAAACGTTTTCAGAAACGACCAAGGAAAGAAACAGGTATACAACTATGTAATACAATCGTACTCCTTATTCGCCATAATCGTTGTTACAACAAGTCTTTGTTCTCGAAAGTAAATTATGATCGAACACGACTTATACCCGTGGTAATTTGTCTTGCATCAGCAACTAGAACGTTGTCTAATATCTCGACGTAGGCAGCTACTTTAATGCTGTAAAGCAGCTACTAAAAGCGTTCGTAAGTGTGTTTCGGAATTGATGCGGAATTCTATAGCGTAATAAGGAAACCGTACGTAGAACGCAATTCGACGCGGAAAAAAATACTGTTCGCTTGAAAAACTCAGAGATATCAATAATGTAGGCAACGTATGTACAAGATACTACCATACAGCAGGTTCCGAGATCTGGTTACAGCAATTATTTCTATCCGCTTTTGAGTTTCGGTGTACCGGATTTCTCTGACTGGTATACAAAATTACGTTATTAGAAAGTACAATTCATGCCCCGTATCGACGTGGACGCCTATAGGGGGATAGCGGAGAGTGGTGAACTGTGTGGAGCACATGTTTGTACAACGAAAGAGTAATGTCAAAATGTGTGGATATCAAATAGTACATAGCAAAAGTAGACAGTAAGTTGACACGTACTGCTGGATGATGTACAACACAAACTCAAAGAACATGTATAGAAACAGATGCCGGATATTATCCATAGGTTCCCTCAAATTTAGATGAACCTAATTATAGGTtcggtttcattaaaattagaGGGAGCACTTAGATAACACCTCTTGTTAGAGagcaaagaaaaatacaaGCCACACCATATATGGATACGATTAATTGACAACATGCATTGTAGTGGTAAGTAAGAAACAAGTTAGCAGTAAGAAAATTGGTTAGTATGAACACTGGTTATGAAAAAGGCATACATGACGAGCTTCAATAAGAACTAATTGGAGGAAAGATAAAAGTAATAGCTCACCAAAGACGTCTTCGAACCAtccgaatgaaattatgtacaatGGTGAAGAAACGCTCACGGCGAAAGGAAATCAGATCTTTGATGAGCTCGAAtgagaaaattacaaaaacaaaACTTCTTTTCGATGagtcattaaatttatactatttatctttctttaCATTATGTacactgaatttattattgaatagtTGGTATTTTAACGCTCTAGTTCTGTTAGTCGTTTAACATTTCCATGCTTCGTATAATATTACATGTTTCTCTTTATGCCATTAACGTATTACTAAAAAGAGTCGACGTAcatatcgtttttttttctgtattttttttctcattaatcatttaataattccttcAAACGGCTACCTAAAAATAGTATACTTTTTTTAACTAATAcatgattaaatataaattataaaatatatgtaagtaTAATagacaatacaatatacattattctCCATACCTCTCCGTTTTACCGTCGGATTATCATTATCGTTctcgtagaattttattttgttagttATTGGAGAATAGTCGTGCGATTAGGTGAACTCGTTTCAATAGCGATAAATAATATGCCagtataatcatttttttttttgtatttgtcAACCATTGCTCTGACTACTTTTGCAATGTACAATATACGGAAAATTGTTTTGCGTTATAATGATAGTTTGTATAAAgcgatttttctctctctctctctctataccgAGCTAAATTATGGTTTTCATAGGCAGTCCTTCCGATGTTATTCACGGGAAAGCGCAATAGactttgttatttaaacaactatgtatagtacatatatatttattttcttccctCAAACTTAATTTCTTTATGCTTTCTTTATCACAAAAAACATCTCAAACAAcagaattcattttatatacaaatcaaCGATTAATTCTCAGCGTACGCTTGTTTTCATACGttcaaattgaaaagaaacggATGCGGGTGTGAAACAATTAATCATTATCCGTCGCATTTCATTCGTAACTCCATCCAAAATCGTTTgctttgaaaatgaaatatgttaACTTTACTAATCAATGAATATTCTTCGACTTTTCATTTCTCTAATTCCGAGCATAAAAACATACATTACAGTTAGtacaagtatataaataatgtggCACATGACCTAATCCTAATTTCACGTATCCGTTTGGAAAACAATGCTTGTACATCTAGCCATTTGCATTGGTGATAATCGGTCTCGCTTGGACAAGCGGCaacttttgtataaaataataattaaggtGAGCCGCTCGTCGATGTTGCAGGATAAATATAGTGGATAAAGTGACACCATAGataatgatttgaaaatagaCTAGTAACTGTTACAAACTTCACGATCGGTCGTTTATAGTTTACGCTCAGTGTGCGTGTGGATCAATCAATCGTGAATctataaataacattcattACATAAATGACTAGAGTATTACCCTGAATCATTCGAAATACAGcgtttttactttgtttttatGCACTCAACTATTGTTTCTCATTCACGAATACGTCAGATTTGAACATTCACAACATTCTTCGATATCAATTGAATTGTATTCCAACACTGCAATTTCACATGTGTCGCGTCTGTCGATTCGAACTGAGTTTGTTAATTTActctttttaccatttttcatttttaaagacTGAGCATTACGTTCTCCTTTACATGAACGCCACTAAAAATCAGTCAACATGGTTACGTACGTAATGGCTAGTATTGTGCAATTGTTCATGTTAAGTTAGTTATAACGGTTAACCATAATCCTTCCTCCAGGATATATATCGCGTCGTGTTCATTGTAGTTCTAGATAATAGTATATGCACTTATCAGAAACAACGTTCCGAATTTTGTTGATTgttagaaaaacaattttccagtCGTTTAGAACGGTGTTCGTTCATGGAAAAATATCTCTTACTTTATAGCGACTCGAAAATTCAAACCGAATATGTTCAAACACGTTTCGTAGAGACTCCAATAAGTGTCTAAGTATAAGTAGTGTACGCATGAGTTTGTATGTATGCGTGTGTGTACGTCTGTGTATGTGTGAGGAATTAGCGGTGTCAATAAAACGCTAATCTGTTTTAAGCCTTGTAAAGGACGCTTATTGTCGAACGATCTAAAATCAAATGAACTTACAATTCTTTGAGATGCTCTTCGATGTTATCTTTCAATCTAGTTCTGTTCGTGATCTACCCTCTGTTTTTCATTGATCGATGAGAAATCCAGTTATATCATGGGCTTGTGTATTTTTCGTATGGTGTCTCGGTGGTTATCAGTAATATAGCTCTTACACGTTTAAAATGGTAAATGTCCTCACGAATCTCTTAACTGCTTAaggtttttttattatacttacaCGGTAGCATTGTCCAGTGTAATCGTTTGACTGTTGATACCGTTTCCGTGATTCGTATGATGACCGTTCAGTTCTTCCTCCACGTTACCCTGATTATTATCcaatacaattttactttcattaatGCCGTTACTATGCGTGCCGTTGTGAACGATGTCCGTTTTTGTGTTGCTTTCCGCGTGATGAGCCCGTTGCTCCCCGCTAATGAACTGCTGAGTTGCCTCGGATATCAGACTGGCCGTCATTACATCTTCAGCTTTGTTACCTGGTACCGGTTTGTTCTCATCGTTCGGGCTGTTGTCTTCTTTCAACTTATCGCCGTCACCGCCTTCGCCCTACACCGCAAACATAACAAGATCATTAACAACAATGGAACATAAGGTGAATGCTTGGAAGACTTGAAAAGTGGCAATGAATAGTGATGtgatattttcaaacatttattttatcttatgcTAATAGATAAATTGTTCCGTCAATATATGCTTTTTAGGCTTTCTGGTATGTcatgaaatgtttgaaaagtaaatatattttacgagaAAATCGACCAACGATTTGTTTATTACCATACCAGGACAAAACCTGGATAAACTCAGCGTACCTTGGTTGGCGTGTTACTCTGGTTCTTTCCCCGAGTTCTAAGCATGATCGCCTCGACACGTTTACGTCTAGCAAgtctttcttcttcctcctttttGAGGCGTTCAGCCATTTCGATGCGTTGTCTGTaacgatattatatattctaatagaCTGAAAATGCCAAGCGTTGGGTCGCTTATCGCAAAAGCAGTCTAACCTTTCGGCTTCTTCCCTCGCCTTTCGTTCGGCCTCTTCCTTCTCCTGTTTCTGACGagcctcttcctctcttcttctcctgTCTTCCTCCTCGCGACGTTTCGCCTCCTCGATAGCCAATCTGAGCCTCTGTTCCTCTGCTTCGCGAGCTTCGTTGGCCAGGCGAAGCGACTCCTCCTCCAGACGCCGTTGCTCTTCTTCTTCGGCGCGTAATCTTTCAGCCTCCAAGCGCGCTTCTTCTTCCTATTGAGAGAGTTTTTACATGAAGCTTCGTGCCGCCctataataaatcattctaCGCGAAATCTTCTTATGCACCCACCTGACGTTGACGCTCGAGTTCGGCTTCCCGCTCCGCCTGTTCCCTTGCTAATCTCCTGCGCTCCGCAATGGCTGCCTTGGCCTCCTCTTCTGTGGTAATCCTGATCTTCGCTATCATCGAGGCTGAAAAAGTATCGATCATGAAACGATTCTCGGTCCCTAATACATCGACACCGTCCATTAAGCAGCTACTCACCCGACATATCGACTTGTTCTTCGATGTTGTTCTCCGATTTCGCTTCGACCTCCGCTGGTGGCTTCTTTTCCTgcttctcttctttcttcttcggCGTTTCTTGAGCTGGCGCGGCTGTCTGGTTCTCTTGGTTCAGATTGCTCTCGTCCTTCGCTTGCTTCGATACCGGCGCGAGATTGGACTGCTCGATGATGACCGACTTCTTCGTGTCCTCGGTGCTTTGTTCCGCTGCACTGATCTCCTGCTGCAACCCAGAACGCAATCGAGTTAGCTCGAAGGTGCATGACGAAGGTTCGCTAGACGAAGGGGAGACAATTACCTGTGACTTTTCCGTTCCCTGgtccttcttctcctcctgTTTGTCCTCTGCTTTGATCTCTTCCTTGCCCTCGTTCTTGATGATCTCGCCGGAACCCTCCCGGATAAATGGTTCGTGTTCCACCCCCGGGCTTTGGAGTGGCGTTGCTTTCGGGGTTATCCGCGGGGACGCTTTCGCGCTCTTTGTCAACTTCTCCGTCGGCTTCTTGATCTCGGTCAATTTTTGCGAAGAAGATTTCTTCGGAGTGCTGTGGACCTTTGGCAGTGGTGGTTTCGAATCCTTTGACAGTTTCACATCGCCGAGCAGATCTGCGATTAGATTCGGAGGATCACGACCGGTAACGACTCTCTCGTCCCATCGTACAGTACATAGTATTTCAATGTGCAATTTCTAATTACagttaagaaaaaaaagaaaaataattgaactgaaaccgtaaaagataaataatgtaaacaaATAGTTCTCAGAGATTCGAAACAAATGGAAAAGTATAATTATGGTTGGCTGGGGAAAATGCAGGACATTTTCACCCATGCGAACAGTGGGGACGGCGGACCGTGTTCACAATTAATAAGAGAATTGAAAAAAGGGCATGCTCACTGTGTCGTTCTGTGACCGAAACACCGGTACCGGCAATAGAAGCAGGTCGCGGCCGACGCGGGGCAGTCGTACGGAGACGCAGATTGACGTTACTGCTGCCCACGCTGCTGGCGCTTTGCTGGCTCATGGAGCTGTGCGGTCGTGATGGGCTGTTCGGTGTCACCTCCCCGCTGCGGATGCCTACGCGTACCCACCCAAGGTGAACATCTCTTCATTTACGTGCTGTTAGGCTTATATGTCCGCGCGTATGTGCAACAGAAACGAAACGCGGCAtcttcgcgtcgcgtcgatgcGACACTTCGCGGTTAATTAGCTGTCAGAGGCCTGCGGCTGCACGCGTATCCTTTTCGGGGAACTAGATCCCATGACATTGAGAACTTCGACCGGCGACGCACAAATTAACCTTGGACGCTCCGAAAATCGATCGTAATAACGTGATCTCTACGAAAATTTGCTAATACTGCTAATACGAATTTCTTAGTTTTTTCTCGCGATGGGACTAATTCTTAGATCAACCTCTCGCACTACGATTTCATTAGCCTTTGTTTGTTACTAATAAGTTGCTATGTCGAACAAACAATTTATACTTCTTGTATACCAACCATTAcgtcaatgtttaaatattaatgttggaTGGACAGAATTTAACTTCGTTTTGATAGATGCGGATGACGTACATATTTAGTAGACCATGTTCCATATCTTCgtaacgagtctgacacgaTATTATAGGGAAAAGGTTAATACAAGGGTGAATCAAATTCCAACCAACTTTGTAATAAAAACTTATAATTCTTTGGAGACATTTGGGGTACCTTTGGGAACGTTTTATCATATGTAATcctatgtaatttaataaatacatataaaataaaaattatctgtatCCGTTCCATCTTGTAATACTTTTtgtaagttgaaaataatgtatgaaTGCCCTTCAATTCTTCTAATGattctattgttttaaattgcagCTATAAGTTTTTCTCATGAATGCAGAAAAACCgtagtctaataataacatgtcatttgcataaaaattactcaaagaaaactgtataaaactgaaaaaacgaagaaaataaaacggccgtaagaaatatgaaattaaggCTCTTCAGAATCGAAGCGTTAGATGGACTACCATGTTAAGACGCGTTatttgaccaatgagaagaaTACACCTCCGAAACAATCCGGAAGGAGACTACTCCCTTTAATTACCCGACGCGTCCAATTTCTCTGTTTGTTCGTGACTTCCGAGCTTAACTCCGCGCGATGTTTGAGTGGATTAATTGAATCATAGTGAAAGGTGGGGACGTAGTCGATCCAAGGTTGTTACTGTTCGCGCCGGACTGTATCATCGCGGACCGTAATTTCACGCGTTTCGAGAGTCCGCGAGTGAATTCTGGGGGAAATTACTTAACACAGTAATAGTAAATGGAACAGGGTGAAGTGGAGGGAGCGACCTCCATCGATCAATATTGGCTGGTCACGAGTGTATCAATTCGTCTTCCGAGTCCCGGCGAAGTTTCTTTCGATGCCGGCCGGGtgattttattctgtaaaacGAACGACGTGCTTCCGGCAGCCTCTGACAGACTTGCTCTCGTGAATGACCGCGATGATTCCGCGCGTATCGAAATATCCTTATAAGTTagtctcttcttttcttcttttcgccAACATTTATGTACAAACGAACGAATAGCGAAAATCA contains:
- the LOC144476469 gene encoding uncharacterized protein LOC144476469 isoform X9 gives rise to the protein MFSELCRETLRKAAVCYSSGRAGSPSPSPPTSPPPSPAKEAKTTANIDLANVRDACHDTRDSGTSGRRSPQQTSTGSSTEYRDYTGRRSPTASGDSREKRSAMPTDFSKRLGSPEARDAKRGSYSGDSRDGRSLSPEKGRLHEDNKGSGTAGGFEYGRSDSRHGRQSPGSPGSSPEPEDTSTSGDEAGAASEEANQRSSSAHNRHSFTKEQTMHWFAQIGGDEAAADSSDVKRRRSLYDEDSLDGEPHNETEGRESSGSAKDVDRAKLVRDRQNEERQRKLEELKQQALATQRFREQREEERRRRIDELRSRDNDRRNQVEERKRLICEAERERREAILRKNQEREARIEAKKKNERSHIVFAFGSSTPRMLEPADTGGSTFWGTRRATSTTNVMMFSAAQPLTRRSSERELDGSKKRATSAGGLDRKLGEDMRMSSSMYEVFNWNSSPDPPLTPAKHKRASLSLPPTTDIFAIDDKSDSDTRRPMIQRAASVAGEESDGAPGTPSSVYLRVNRRRTDLMPTIPSPRDGPPSSGRSSSAKAFTRSPGIRSGEVTPNSPSRPHSSMSQQSASSVGSSNVNLRLRTTAPRRPRPASIAGTGVSVTERHNLLGDVKLSKDSKPPLPKVHSTPKKSSSQKLTEIKKPTEKLTKSAKASPRITPKATPLQSPGVEHEPFIREGSGEIIKNEGKEEIKAEDKQEEKKDQGTEKSQQEISAAEQSTEDTKKSVIIEQSNLAPVSKQAKDESNLNQENQTAAPAQETPKKKEEKQEKKPPAEVEAKSENNIEEQVDMSASMIAKIRITTEEEAKAAIAERRRLAREQAEREAELERQRQEEEARLEAERLRAEEEEQRRLEEESLRLANEAREAEEQRLRLAIEEAKRREEEDRRRREEEARQKQEKEEAERKAREEAERQRIEMAERLKKEEEERLARRKRVEAIMLRTRGKNQSNTPTKGEGGDGDKLKEDNSPNDENKPVPGNKAEDVMTASLISEATQQFISGEQRAHHAESNTKTDIVHNGTHSNGINESKIVLDNNQGNVEEELNGHHTNHGNGINSQTITLDNATVKQNNVTNNLLDLTEFDSLSNSSSGPILQLTSNLANEDTLNSNLNPAAIPFTPMANTYMPTAANANVNPFQDSFINNKPQDNSQVPDLLS
- the LOC144476469 gene encoding uncharacterized protein LOC144476469 isoform X20, which codes for MGAGDMNREIPSSTLATLRGILVSSLSRENLGPHDLPVQENGRHRPLRKVHFHEAGAASEEANQRSSSAHNRHSFTKGRESSGSAKDVDRAKLVRDRQNEERQRKLEELKQQALATQRFREQREEERRRRIDELRSRDNDRRNQVEERKRLICEAERERREAILRKNQEREARIEAKKKNERSHIVFAFGSSTPRMLEPADTGGSTFWGTRRATSTTNVMMFSAAQPLTRRSSERELDGSKKRATSAGGLDRKLGEDMRMSSSMYEVFNWNSSPDPPLTPAKHKRASLSLPPTTDIFAIDDKSDSDTRRPMIQRAASVAGEESDGAPGTPSSVYLRVNRRRTDLMPTIPSPRDGPPSSGRSSSAKAFTRSPGRTYSMSRLDQLAQPRKRPTELSTLTEQQSQPLSASSMSRSMSHLAASGGKSLKRSDNSRSMGTLPGAVPMPRPTRAERLRRKAREHQTHQQQGIRSGEVTPNSPSRPHSSMSQQSASSVGSSNVNLRLRTTAPRRPRPASIAGTGVSVTERHNLLGDVKLSKDSKPPLPKVHSTPKKSSSQKLTEIKKPTEKLTKSAKASPRITPKATPLQSPGVEHEPFIREGSGEIIKNEGKEEIKAEDKQEEKKDQGTEKSQQEISAAEQSTEDTKKSVIIEQSNLAPVSKQAKDESNLNQENQTAAPAQETPKKKEEKQEKKPPAEVEAKSENNIEEQVDMSASMIAKIRITTEEEAKAAIAERRRLAREQAEREAELERQRQEEEARLEAERLRAEEEEQRRLEEESLRLANEAREAEEQRLRLAIEEAKRREEEDRRRREEEARQKQEKEEAERKAREEAERQRIEMAERLKKEEEERLARRKRVEAIMLRTRGKNQSNTPTKGEGGDGDKLKEDNSPNDENKPVPGNKAEDVMTASLISEATQQFISGEQRAHHAESNTKTDIVHNGTHSNGINESKIVLDNNQGNVEEELNGHHTNHGNGINSQTITLDNATVKQNNVTNNLLDLTEFDSLSNSSSGPILQLTSNLANEDTLNSNLNPAAIPFTPMANTYMPTAANANVNPFQDSFINNKPQDNSQVPDLLS
- the LOC144476469 gene encoding uncharacterized protein LOC144476469 isoform X16, which gives rise to MGAGDMNREIPSSTLATLRGILVSSLSRENLGPHDLPVQENGRHRPLRKVHFHEAGAASEEANQRSSSAHNRHSFTKDVKRRRSLYDEDSLDGEPHNETEGRESSGSAKDVDRAKLVRDRQNEERQRKLEELKQQALATQRFREQREEERRRRIDELRSRDNDRRNQVEERKRLICEAERERREAILRKNQEREARIEAKKKNERSHIVFAFGSSTPRMLEPADTGGSTFWGTRRATSTTNVMMFSAAQPLTRRSSERELDGSKKRATSAGGLDRKLGEDMRMSSSMYEVFNWNSSPDPPLTPAKHKRASLSLPPTTDIFAIDDKSDSDTRRPMIQRAASVAGEESDGAPGTPSSVYLRVNRRRTDLMPTIPSPRDGPPSSGRSSSAKAFTRSPGRTYSMSRLDQLAQPRKRPTELSTLTEQQSQPLSASSMSRSMSHLAASGGKSLKRSDNSRSMGTLPGAVPMPRPTRAERLRRKAREHQTHQQQGIRSGEVTPNSPSRPHSSMSQQSASSVGSSNVNLRLRTTAPRRPRPASIAGTGVSVTERHNLLGDVKLSKDSKPPLPKVHSTPKKSSSQKLTEIKKPTEKLTKSAKASPRITPKATPLQSPGVEHEPFIREGSGEIIKNEGKEEIKAEDKQEEKKDQGTEKSQQEISAAEQSTEDTKKSVIIEQSNLAPVSKQAKDESNLNQENQTAAPAQETPKKKEEKQEKKPPAEVEAKSENNIEEQVDMSASMIAKIRITTEEEAKAAIAERRRLAREQAEREAELERQRQEEEARLEAERLRAEEEEQRRLEEESLRLANEAREAEEQRLRLAIEEAKRREEEDRRRREEEARQKQEKEEAERKAREEAERQRIEMAERLKKEEEERLARRKRVEAIMLRTRGKNQSNTPTKGEGGDGDKLKEDNSPNDENKPVPGNKAEDVMTASLISEATQQFISGEQRAHHAESNTKTDIVHNGTHSNGINESKIVLDNNQGNVEEELNGHHTNHGNGINSQTITLDNATVKQNNVTNNLLDLTEFDSLSNSSSGPILQLTSNLANEDTLNSNLNPAAIPFTPMANTYMPTAANANVNPFQDSFINNKPQDNSQVPDLLS